Within Elizabethkingia sp. JS20170427COW, the genomic segment GTTCTTTTACTTCTTTTTCCAAATCCTCTAGGCTAATCCATCTCACGGCAGCAACCTCTTCTGGATTGAGATTTAGTTCTCCGTTGTACGTCCCAATAAAGACATGGTCTAGCTCATGTTCAATTAACTGATTTCCAACATCGGCCTTATAAATGAAATGAAACTTTTCTTCGATGTCGCAATGGATACCTAATTCTTCCTGTAATCTTCTTAAGGCAGCATTTTGGTAGGTTTCTCCTTCTCTAGGATGGGAGCAACATGCGTTAGTCCATTGGTTAGGCGAATGGTATTTACAAGAAGCTCTTTGTTGAAGTAACATTTTTCCTTCGTCATTAAATAAGAACACAGAGAAAGCGCGGTGCAATAGTCCGTATTGGTGTGCTTGGAGTTTCCCCATTAAGCCTAATTCATCATCATCTGGAGTTACCAGTACAACATTTTCTTCCATATGGGTAGCAAATATAAATAAAAACTTTGAAAAAACTAATGATTTTAAAAGTTTAAGGTTCAACTTTAATTTAGTACTTTTGGTTGCTTGAAAAATAAAAATATGTTAAAAAAGAGTACACTAATTGTAGTAGCGTCATTCTTTTTATTTACGCTACCAATTTCTTGTGGTAAAAAGGATGGTAAAGCAGGGGCTGCAGCCCAACAGCAAACCCCACAACCGTACAAATACATTGTTGCAGAGCAAGGACCTGCAACTATATTTAGAACCTATCCTGCAAGGTTAGAAGGAAAACAGAATATCGAGATTAGGCCGAAAGTAGATGGCTTTATTGATGAAATTTATGTAGACGAAGGCGCCTATGTAAGAAAAGGGCAGGCCTTATTTAAGATTAGGAATCCACAGTATGAGCAATCCGTAAGGGTACAAGAGGCAGCAATTAAAAGTGCACAAGCTGAGGTTGCTACTGCTCAGATGCAGGTGACGAAAACCAAACCACTAGTAGATAAAGGGATTATCTCTAAGTATGAACTAGAATCTGCAGTTCTTGCATTAAAAGCGAAACAAGCTAACCTAGCTCAGGCTCAGGCCAATTTAACCAATGCGAGGGTTAATGAGGCTTATACCTATATCAATAGCCCAGTAGAAGGGTATGTAGGAAGCTTGCCATACCGCCATGGTAGCTATGTAAGCAGTGCAACGGCAGAACCTCTAACCACTGTATCCAACATTTCTTCCATCTATGCATATTTTTCTATTAACGAAAAAGAGCAATTAGAGTTTTTGAAACAGTCTCCAGGAGAAAGTGTTACAGAAAAACTAAAAAATTCTCCAGCTGTTAATCTAATCTTATCGGATGGTACTGAATACAATCAGAAAGGTAAAGTAGAGTCTATGAGTGGACAAGTAGATCCACAAACTGGTTCATTTATGATGAGGGCAACATTCGCGAATGAAAATGGATTGATAAGAAGTGGTTATAGTGCTCAAATTCAGATTCCTACTTATTTAGAAAATGTGATTATCATTCCACAAAGTGCAACGTATGATATGCAAGGGAAGATCTTTGTATATGTAGTAGGGAAAGATAATAAGGTGGTTTCCCAGGAAGTTACCGTAAATCCTTTGCCAGACGGACAAACTTATGCAGTGTCTTCAGGCTTAAAACCTGGAGATAAAGTGGTAGTAGAAGGTGTAGGTATCCTAAGAGAAGGAGCTGAAATTGTACCTAAAGAAACCAGCATGAAAGCTGTTCTTACAAGTCCTGAAGCTGCACAAAAATAATAATAAGAAAAATTAAACAAACACTATGTTTAGAAAATTCATAGAAAGGCCGGTGCTTTCTACTGTAATCTCTATTATTATTGTAATATTAGGAGTTTTAGGGATTGCAACACTTCCGGTTTCACAATATCCTGAAATTGCTCCTCCCACTGTTAGTGTTAATGCAAACTATATGGGAGCCAATGCAGATGTTGTTCTTAAGAGTGTCGTAGTACCTCTTGAAGAGCAAATAAATGGGGTGGAAGGGATGACCTATATTTCTTCTTCCGCTACCAATGATGGTAATGCTTCTATTACCGTTAATTTCAAACAAGGAGTTAATCCTGATATTGCTGCGGTAAACGTACAAAACAGGGTTTCCAGAGCAAATAGTTTGCTACCTAAAGAAGTTACCCAAGCTGGGGTAACCGTATTGAAAAAGCAAAGTTCCAATGTATTGATTTTCACATTGGTGAGTGATAATCCTAACTACGACCAAACCTTTTTACAAAACTATGGGAATATTAATATTATCCCGAGAATTAAAAGGGTAAATGGTGTTGGGGATGCTTCTGTTTTTGGGTCTAAAGACTATTCTATTAGAATTTGGTTAGATCCTCAAAAAATGGCAGCTTACGGATTAGTTCCTAGTGATGTTAATGCAGTATTGGCAGAGCAAAATATCGAGGCAGCTCCAGGAAGTATCGGAGATCAGGCAGATCAAAGTTTTGAATATACTTTGAAATATAAAGGTCGTTTGACGACAATTCCAGAGTTTGAAAATATTGTTTTAAAAGGTGGAATTACAGGACAGGTTTTAAAACTTAAAGATGTAGCCAAAATTGAATTAGGAGCGCAAAGTTATAGTGGGAAGAGCTTCACCGACGGAAAACAATCTATAGGTATTGCAATTTCACAAACTGCAGGGTCTAACGCTCAGGAAGTTATTAAAGGTTGTTTGAGCGTTTTGGAAGAATCTTCTAAAACCTTCCCTCAAGGGATTTCTTATGAAGTTTTAGTAAACGCAAACGAGTTTTTGGATGCTTCTATTGAAAAAGTAATCCATACTTTATTTGAAGCGTTTATCCTAGTATTTATCGTGGTATTTGTGTTTTTACAAGATTGGAGATCTACTCTTATCCCTGCGATTTCAGTACCAGTAGCCATTGTGGGAACCTTCTTCTTCCTAAGTTTATTTGGCTTTACAATAAACCTACTTACCCTATTTGCACTTATCCTTGCCGTAGGTATTGTGGTAGATGACGCGATTGTGGTTGTAGAAGCCGTCCACGTAAAACTAGAAGAAGGTGAAAAATCTCCACGTAGGGCTGCAATTTCAGCGATGAATGAAATTTCAGCGGCAATTATCAGTATTACATTGGTAATGTCTGCAGTATTTATCCCAGTAAGTTTTATTACGGGATCTGCAGGGGTTTTCTATAAACAATTCGGGTTAACATTAGCAATTTCCATTGTATTATCAGCGGTAAATGCGCTTACGCTTTCTCCAGCATTATGTGCGATATTTTTGAAGCCTCATGCTGAGGGAGAACACCATGAACGGAAAAAGAATTTTATGCAAAGATTCTTTACCAACTTCAATACAGCATTTACGGCAACTACTATGAAATACACCAAAGGTGTTAGTTTCCTTATTCGTAGAAAATGGATCGCTCTAGGAGGTCTTCTTGCTTTTACAGGACTTTTCGCTTGGTTAATGGTATCAACCCCTAAAGCCTTTGTACCTAATGAAGATATGGGAACCGTTTTTGCGGATATAGCCCTTCCTTTAGGAGCTTCTCAAAAACGAACTGAGGCGGTAATGAACCAAGTAGAAGCTAAGATTAAATCTTTACCAGAAGTTTCTCACATTTTGAAAATTTCAGGTCGAGGAATGATTAGTGGAGTAGGATCTAACTACGGGATGATTATTGTAAAACTAAAACCTTGGGCTCAACGTAAATTGAAAGGAGAAAGCCAAGATGCTTTTGTTGGAAAATTATATGGGATGAATGCCGACCTGAAGGATGCAAAAGCCATTTTCTTTGGTAGCCCAACTCTTCAAGGTTTTGGTATGTCCGATGGTTTTGAAATGCAGCTACAAGACCAAAAAGGTGGTACTATTAATGATTTGAATAAAGTAACCACAGACTTTATAGATGCATTGAATAAAAGACCTGAAATCCAAAGCGCTTATACATCATTTAACCCTAACTTCCCTCAATACCTTATTGATGTAGATGTGGCAACGGTTAAAAATGCAGGATATTCTGTATCAGACGTTCTTTCAGTAATCCAAGGGTATTTTGGTGGAGTATATGCTTCCAATGTTAACTTGTTTGGTAAACAATATCGTGTAATTTATCAAGCGCCTCCTGGTGATAGAGATGATATTGCAAGTTTTGATAAAATGATGGTACGCTCTCAGGACGGCTCTATGGCTCCGGTGAGCAGATTTATTACTCTTAAAAAAGTATATGGGCCACAGAGTATTAGTAGATTTAACCTCTTTACAGCAGTAAAAGTTAATGGTACTCCTAATCCAGGATATAGTTCTGGGGACGCAATTAATGCTGTTGAAGAAGTAGCAGCACAAGTATTACCAACAGGATATGGCTATGAGTTCTCAGGACTTACTCGAGAAGAGATGGCAGCGGGTAGCCAAACAGGAATTATCTTTGCTTTATGTTGTATCTTCGTATATTTCTTACTTTGTGCACAATATGAGAGTTATATGTTGCCATTTGCGGTAATGTTATCTTTACCATTTGGTTTGGCAGGAGCTATTTTCTTTACATGGATTACCGGATCTTCCAATAACATTTATACACAGATATCTTTAATCATGTTGATTGGTTTATTAGCGAAGAACGCAATCCTTATTGTTGAATTTGCCCATGCAGCAAGGTTAAAAGGGATGTCCATAGGGAAAGCCGCCTTACGAGGTGCTCAGCAGAGACTTCGTCCGATTTTGATGACCTCTTTTGCATTTATTTTTGGTCTAGTACCATTGGCAACTGCTGCTGGAGCAGGAGCGGTAGGAAACCAAGCAATTGGTATTGCTGCAATTGGAGGGATGCTTTTCGGAACTATATTTGGGGTAATGGTAATTCCTGT encodes:
- a CDS encoding efflux RND transporter periplasmic adaptor subunit, with protein sequence MLKKSTLIVVASFFLFTLPISCGKKDGKAGAAAQQQTPQPYKYIVAEQGPATIFRTYPARLEGKQNIEIRPKVDGFIDEIYVDEGAYVRKGQALFKIRNPQYEQSVRVQEAAIKSAQAEVATAQMQVTKTKPLVDKGIISKYELESAVLALKAKQANLAQAQANLTNARVNEAYTYINSPVEGYVGSLPYRHGSYVSSATAEPLTTVSNISSIYAYFSINEKEQLEFLKQSPGESVTEKLKNSPAVNLILSDGTEYNQKGKVESMSGQVDPQTGSFMMRATFANENGLIRSGYSAQIQIPTYLENVIIIPQSATYDMQGKIFVYVVGKDNKVVSQEVTVNPLPDGQTYAVSSGLKPGDKVVVEGVGILREGAEIVPKETSMKAVLTSPEAAQK
- the idi gene encoding isopentenyl-diphosphate Delta-isomerase; the encoded protein is MEENVVLVTPDDDELGLMGKLQAHQYGLLHRAFSVFLFNDEGKMLLQQRASCKYHSPNQWTNACCSHPREGETYQNAALRRLQEELGIHCDIEEKFHFIYKADVGNQLIEHELDHVFIGTYNGELNLNPEEVAAVRWISLEDLEKEVKEQPQHFTEWFKIILNEYNHRLEIK
- a CDS encoding efflux RND transporter permease subunit, with protein sequence MFRKFIERPVLSTVISIIIVILGVLGIATLPVSQYPEIAPPTVSVNANYMGANADVVLKSVVVPLEEQINGVEGMTYISSSATNDGNASITVNFKQGVNPDIAAVNVQNRVSRANSLLPKEVTQAGVTVLKKQSSNVLIFTLVSDNPNYDQTFLQNYGNINIIPRIKRVNGVGDASVFGSKDYSIRIWLDPQKMAAYGLVPSDVNAVLAEQNIEAAPGSIGDQADQSFEYTLKYKGRLTTIPEFENIVLKGGITGQVLKLKDVAKIELGAQSYSGKSFTDGKQSIGIAISQTAGSNAQEVIKGCLSVLEESSKTFPQGISYEVLVNANEFLDASIEKVIHTLFEAFILVFIVVFVFLQDWRSTLIPAISVPVAIVGTFFFLSLFGFTINLLTLFALILAVGIVVDDAIVVVEAVHVKLEEGEKSPRRAAISAMNEISAAIISITLVMSAVFIPVSFITGSAGVFYKQFGLTLAISIVLSAVNALTLSPALCAIFLKPHAEGEHHERKKNFMQRFFTNFNTAFTATTMKYTKGVSFLIRRKWIALGGLLAFTGLFAWLMVSTPKAFVPNEDMGTVFADIALPLGASQKRTEAVMNQVEAKIKSLPEVSHILKISGRGMISGVGSNYGMIIVKLKPWAQRKLKGESQDAFVGKLYGMNADLKDAKAIFFGSPTLQGFGMSDGFEMQLQDQKGGTINDLNKVTTDFIDALNKRPEIQSAYTSFNPNFPQYLIDVDVATVKNAGYSVSDVLSVIQGYFGGVYASNVNLFGKQYRVIYQAPPGDRDDIASFDKMMVRSQDGSMAPVSRFITLKKVYGPQSISRFNLFTAVKVNGTPNPGYSSGDAINAVEEVAAQVLPTGYGYEFSGLTREEMAAGSQTGIIFALCCIFVYFLLCAQYESYMLPFAVMLSLPFGLAGAIFFTWITGSSNNIYTQISLIMLIGLLAKNAILIVEFAHAARLKGMSIGKAALRGAQQRLRPILMTSFAFIFGLVPLATAAGAGAVGNQAIGIAAIGGMLFGTIFGVMVIPVLYVIFQYLHEKVSVKNELSADVPKLTD